The following coding sequences lie in one Glycine soja cultivar W05 chromosome 16, ASM419377v2, whole genome shotgun sequence genomic window:
- the LOC114389071 gene encoding TMV resistance protein N-like isoform X2, translating into MASGSRSSSSSSNYHVFLSFRGEDTRLAFTGHLYKALHDKGIHTFIDDEKLQRGEEITPALMKAIQDSRVAITVLSEHYASSSFCLDELATILHCHQRKRLLVIPVFYKVDPSDVRHQKGSYGEALAKLERRFQHDLEKLQRWKMALQQVADLSGYHFKEGDGYEFKFIEKIVEQVSRVINPRTLHVADYPVGLESRVLDVRRLLDAGSDYDVHMIGIHGMGGIGKSTLARAVYNELIIAEKFDGLCFLANVRENSNKNGLEHLQRILLSEILGEMNINLTSKQQGISIIQSRLTGKKVLLILDDVNTREQLQAIAGRPDWFGPGSKIIITTRDKQLLRSHEVNKTYEMKQLDENDAHQLLTWQAFKKEKACPTYVKVLKRAVTYASGLPLALEVIGSHLKGKSIQEWESAIKQYRRIPKKEILDILKVSFDALEEEEKNVFLDIACCFNGWGLTEVEHILRGRYDDCMKHHIGVLVEKSLIKFSGWWWGVNMHDLIQDMGRRIDQQESSKEPGKRRRLWLTKDIIQVLEDDSGTSEIEIICLDCSLSEKEATIEWNGNALEKMKNLKILIIRSGKFSKGPNYFPESLRVLEWHRYPSNCLPSNFHPKELAICKLPQSCITSFGFHGSGKKLRNLKVLNFKECESLTEIPDVSDLPNLEELSFDGCVNLITVHHSIGFLNKLQLLNATRCRKLTTFPPLNLASLERLGLSFCSSLENFPEILGEMKNLSMLELFDLGLKELPVSFQNLVGLETLSLRDCGILLLPSNIVMMPKLSSLKATSCKGLQWVKSEEGEEKMGSIVCSNVYHFSVDGCNLYDDFFSTGFMQFDHVKTLNLRDNNFTFLPECIRELQFLTRLDVSGCYHLQEIRGVPPNLKDFKARECISLSSSSSSMLSNQELHEAGQTKFWFPGATIPEWFNHQSRGPSSSFWFRNKFPDNVLCLLLASVDGVNEYNMPMPSVFVNGELHEIPSWGTRVRKVKLDYTYLFDLNSTLYDLYYQYEVDLEKEWNHVEITYAGLLETSLVKAIGIHVFRQDDIRYDDPYGKRKFEHDLNSFESQPLIKRPRLSRWVGPERIINVLGNAADGALITNAERRYRHISMDSCCPQCLFLEETCLHVLRDCPKVAAFWISVLPKKLAPKFFNGDVTVWLETNLSFSEAAFFWPTFFGIAVELVWESRNDLVFSQHSTSRYLDRSIVFKRYKDYMRAHASHTLMTRNLFKWRRPLLQYFYWLLRLNVSGAYNPSSGTAACGGIFSDNCGRFVLGFSVKLGECWSNDEGEIWGIYHGMKIARKYDIWGLYRHILRQRSIRISPKIARQHDFGKIFVESGSEKAIGFVLDGCPTSPSPSTSTSPSTCTSLEHSFPL; encoded by the exons ATGGCTTCGGGATCAcgttcctcttcctcttcctccaaTTACCACGTGTTCCTCAGCTTCAGAGGGGAAGACACACGTCTTGCTTTTACTGGCCATCTCTACAAAGCTCTTCATGACAAGGGAATCCACACTTTCATTGATGATGAGAAGCTTCAAAGAGGGGAGGAAATAACACCAGCACTTATGAAGGCAATTCAAGATTCCAGAGTTGCCATCACTGTGCTCTCTGAACACTATGCTTCTTCTTCGTTTTGTTTAGATGAACTTGCAACCATCCTTCACTGTCACCAGAGGAAACGGTTGTTGGTTATACCGGTCTTTTATAAGGTGGATCCTTCTGATGTGAGACACCAGAAAGGTAGTTATGGAGAAGCATTGGCAAAGCTTGAGAGGAGGTTCCAGCATGACCTGGAGAAGTTGCAAAGATGGAAAATGGCTCTGCAGCAAGTAGCTGACTTATCTGGCTATCATTTCAAAGAGGG AGATGGATATGAATTCAAGTTTATTGAGAAGATTGTTGAGCAGGTATCCAGGGTGATTAATCCTCGTACTTTACATGTTGCGGATTACCCAGTTGGACTAGAGTCACGAGTGCTAGATGTAAGGAGACTTTTGGATGCTGGATCTGATTATGATGTCCACATGATAGGGATTCATGGAATGGGCGGGATAGGAAAATCAACACTTGCTCGAGCTGTCTATAATGAATTGATAATTGCTGAGAAGTTTGATGGTTTGTGTTTTCTTGCAAATGTGAGGGAAAACTCAAACAAAAACGGGTTAGAACACCTCCAAAGAATCCTTCTTTCAGAAATACTCGGAGAGATGAACATCAACTTAACAAGTAAGCAACAAGGAATTTCAATCATACAGTCTAGGCTCACGGGAAAGAAGGTTCTCTTGATTCTAGACGATGTTAACACACGCGAGCAATTACAAGCAATTGCTGGAAGACCTGATTGGTTTGGTCCCGGCAGCAAAATCATCATCACAACTCGGGACAAACAATTGCTAAGATCTCATGAAGTTAATAAAACATATGAGATGAAGCAATTGGATGAGAACGATGCTCATCAGTTGCTTACATGGCAagcttttaaaaaggaaaaagcttGTCCAACTTATGTGAAGGTCTTGAAACGTGCAGTAACTTATGCTTCTGGTCTTCCATTGGCGTTGGAAGTAATAGGTTCCCACTTGAAGGGAAAAAGTATACAAGAATGGGAATCTGCCATCAAACAATATAGAAGAATTCCCAAGAAGGAAATTTTAGATATACTTAAAGTAAGCTTTGATgctttggaggaagaagaaaagaatgttTTTCTTGACATTGCTTGTTGCTTCAATGGATGGGGATTGACAGAGGTTGAACATATACTTCGTGGTCGTTATGATGACTGCATGAAACATCATATTGGGGTGTTGGTTGAAAAATCTCTCATAAAGTTTAGTGGGTGGTGGTGGGGTGTTAACATGCATGACTTGATTCAGGACATGGGCAGGCGAATTGACCAACAAGAATCCTCAAAAGAGCCAGGGAAGCGAAGGAGATTGTGGTTAACAAAAGATATAATTCAAGTTTTAGAAGACGACTCG GGAACCAGTGAAATTGAAATCATATGTCTGGATTGCTCCTTATCCGAGAAAGAAGCAACAATAGAATGGAATGGAAATGCCTTGGAAAAGATGAAAAACcttaaaatacttattattaGAAGTGGTAAATTTTCCAAAGGTCCCAATTATTTTCCAGAAAGTTTAAGAGTACTGGAATGGCACCGGTATCCTTCTAATTGTTTACCATCTAATTTTCATCCGAAGGAACTTGCCATATGCAAGTTACCTCAAAGTTGCATTACGTCATTTGGGTTCCATGGCTCAGGGAAG AAGTTAAGGAATctaaaggttttgaattttaaagaGTGTGAATCTTTAACAGAGATACCTGACGTATCTGATCTCCCTAATTTGGAAGAACTTTCATTTGATGGGTGTGTGAATTTAATTACAGTTCACCACTCAATTGGTTTTCTAAATAAACTTCAACTATTGAATGCTACACGGTGCAGGAAGCTTACCACATTTCCACCTCTCAACTTGGCCTCTCTTGAAAGACTTGGACTTTCATTTTGTTCGAGTCTTGAGAATTTTCCAGAAATATTAGGAGAGATGAAAAACTTATCGATGCTTGAATTGTTTGACCTTGGCTTAAAAGAATTGCCAGTTTCATTTCAAAATCTTGTTGGACTCGAAACTTTATCCCTGCGTGATTGTGGAATTCTTTTGTTACCAAGTAACATTGTCATGATGCCTAAACTGTCTTCATTGAAAGCTACAAGTTGCAAGGGGTTGCAATGGGTAAAATCAGAAGAGGGTGAAGAAAAAATGGGCTCAATAGTATGTTCCAATGTATATCACTTCAGTGTCGATGGTTGCAACCtgtatgatgattttttttcaacagGTTTCATGCAGTTTGATCATGTGAAAACTTTAAACCTAAGGGACAATAATTTCACATTCCTTCCTGAATGCATCAGAGAATTACAATTTTTAACAAGACTTGATGTGAGTGGTTGCTATCATCTTCAGGAAATTAGAGGGGTTCCACCAAACTTAAAAGATTTCAAGGCAAGAGAATGTATTTCCTTGTCTTCCTCGAGTTCAAGCATGTTATCAAATCAG GAATTGCATGAGGCTGGACAAACTAAGTTTTGGTTTCCAGGAGCAACTATTCCAGAGTGGTTCAATCACCAAAGTAGGGGACCTTCAAGTTCTTTCTGGTTTCGTAATAAATTCCCTGACAATGTTCTTTGTCTTCTTCTAGCAAGTGTGGATGGCGTGAATGAATATAATATGCCCATGCCCTCGGTGTTCGTCAATGGTGAACTTCATGAAATTCCCTCTTGGGGAACTCGAGTAAGAAAGGTGAAATTGGATTATACATATCTATTTGACCTAAATTCAACTTTATATGATCTTTATTATCAATATGAAGTGGATTTAGAAAAGGAATGGAACCATGTGGAAATTACATACGCAGGTCTGTTAGAGACCTCACTGGTTAAAGCAATCGGAATCCATGTATTTAGACAGGATGATATTCGATATGATGATCCCTATGGCAAGAGAAAATTCGAGCATGATCTCAACAGTTTTGAATCACAACCACTCATTAAAAGGCCTAG GTTATCGAGGTGGGTTGGCCCTGAAAGAATTATAAATGTTCTGGGGAATGCTGCAGATGGAGCTTTAATTACTAATGCCGAGAGGAGATATAGGCATATTTCTATGGACTCCTGTTGTCCGCAATGCCTCTTTTTGGAGGAGACATGTCTGCATGTTCTTCGTGATTGTCCAAAGGTGGCTGCATTTTGGATAAGTGTGTTACCAAAGAAATTAGCACCAAAGTTTTTTAATGGTGATGTGACAGTGTGGCTGGAaacaaatttatctttttcagaGGCAGCTTTTTTTTGGCCAACTTTTTTTGGGATTGCAGTGGAACTGGTGTGGGAATCCCGCAACGACCTTGTGTTCTCTCAACATAGCACTTCGAGATATTTAGATCGTAGTATTGTCTTTAAGCGCTATAAAGATTATATGAGAGCCCATGCTTCTCACACTTTGATGACGAGGAATCTCTTTAAGTGGAGGAGGCCTTtgttacaatatttttattggttgTTGAGGCTAAATGTGAGTGGTGCCTATAATCCCTCTTCAGGTACCGCTGCATGCGGAGGTATATTCAGTGACAACTGTGGTAGATTCGTGCTTGGGTTTTCGGTGAAGCTTGGGGAATGTTGGTCAAATGATGAGGGTGAAATATGGGGTATTTATCATGGTATGAAGATTGCAAGGAAGTATGATATTTGGGGTTTATATCGTCATATTCTAAGGCAGCGTAGCATTCGAATAAGTCCTAAGATTGCAAGGCAGCATGATTTTGGTAAAATTTTTGTGGAATCGGGCTCTGAGAAAGCTATTGGGTTTGTGTTAGATGGATGCCCTACATCTCCATCTCCATCTACATCTACATCTCCATCTACATGTACATCGCTGGAGCATTCTTTCCCACTCTGA
- the LOC114389071 gene encoding TMV resistance protein N-like isoform X1, with protein sequence MASGSRSSSSSSNYHVFLSFRGEDTRLAFTGHLYKALHDKGIHTFIDDEKLQRGEEITPALMKAIQDSRVAITVLSEHYASSSFCLDELATILHCHQRKRLLVIPVFYKVDPSDVRHQKGSYGEALAKLERRFQHDLEKLQRWKMALQQVADLSGYHFKEGDGYEFKFIEKIVEQVSRVINPRTLHVADYPVGLESRVLDVRRLLDAGSDYDVHMIGIHGMGGIGKSTLARAVYNELIIAEKFDGLCFLANVRENSNKNGLEHLQRILLSEILGEMNINLTSKQQGISIIQSRLTGKKVLLILDDVNTREQLQAIAGRPDWFGPGSKIIITTRDKQLLRSHEVNKTYEMKQLDENDAHQLLTWQAFKKEKACPTYVKVLKRAVTYASGLPLALEVIGSHLKGKSIQEWESAIKQYRRIPKKEILDILKVSFDALEEEEKNVFLDIACCFNGWGLTEVEHILRGRYDDCMKHHIGVLVEKSLIKFSGWWWGVNMHDLIQDMGRRIDQQESSKEPGKRRRLWLTKDIIQVLEDDSGTSEIEIICLDCSLSEKEATIEWNGNALEKMKNLKILIIRSGKFSKGPNYFPESLRVLEWHRYPSNCLPSNFHPKELAICKLPQSCITSFGFHGSGKKLRNLKVLNFKECESLTEIPDVSDLPNLEELSFDGCVNLITVHHSIGFLNKLQLLNATRCRKLTTFPPLNLASLERLGLSFCSSLENFPEILGEMKNLSMLELFDLGLKELPVSFQNLVGLETLSLRDCGILLLPSNIVMMPKLSSLKATSCKGLQWVKSEEGEEKMGSIVCSNVYHFSVDGCNLYDDFFSTGFMQFDHVKTLNLRDNNFTFLPECIRELQFLTRLDVSGCYHLQEIRGVPPNLKDFKARECISLSSSSSSMLSNQELHEAGQTKFWFPGATIPEWFNHQSRGPSSSFWFRNKFPDNVLCLLLASVDGVNEYNMPMPSVFVNGELHEIPSWGTRVRKVKLDYTYLFDLNSTLYDLYYQYEVDLEKEWNHVEITYAGLLETSLVKAIGIHVFRQDDIRYDDPYGKRKFEHDLNSFESQPLIKRPRLFCRLSRWVGPERIINVLGNAADGALITNAERRYRHISMDSCCPQCLFLEETCLHVLRDCPKVAAFWISVLPKKLAPKFFNGDVTVWLETNLSFSEAAFFWPTFFGIAVELVWESRNDLVFSQHSTSRYLDRSIVFKRYKDYMRAHASHTLMTRNLFKWRRPLLQYFYWLLRLNVSGAYNPSSGTAACGGIFSDNCGRFVLGFSVKLGECWSNDEGEIWGIYHGMKIARKYDIWGLYRHILRQRSIRISPKIARQHDFGKIFVESGSEKAIGFVLDGCPTSPSPSTSTSPSTCTSLEHSFPL encoded by the exons ATGGCTTCGGGATCAcgttcctcttcctcttcctccaaTTACCACGTGTTCCTCAGCTTCAGAGGGGAAGACACACGTCTTGCTTTTACTGGCCATCTCTACAAAGCTCTTCATGACAAGGGAATCCACACTTTCATTGATGATGAGAAGCTTCAAAGAGGGGAGGAAATAACACCAGCACTTATGAAGGCAATTCAAGATTCCAGAGTTGCCATCACTGTGCTCTCTGAACACTATGCTTCTTCTTCGTTTTGTTTAGATGAACTTGCAACCATCCTTCACTGTCACCAGAGGAAACGGTTGTTGGTTATACCGGTCTTTTATAAGGTGGATCCTTCTGATGTGAGACACCAGAAAGGTAGTTATGGAGAAGCATTGGCAAAGCTTGAGAGGAGGTTCCAGCATGACCTGGAGAAGTTGCAAAGATGGAAAATGGCTCTGCAGCAAGTAGCTGACTTATCTGGCTATCATTTCAAAGAGGG AGATGGATATGAATTCAAGTTTATTGAGAAGATTGTTGAGCAGGTATCCAGGGTGATTAATCCTCGTACTTTACATGTTGCGGATTACCCAGTTGGACTAGAGTCACGAGTGCTAGATGTAAGGAGACTTTTGGATGCTGGATCTGATTATGATGTCCACATGATAGGGATTCATGGAATGGGCGGGATAGGAAAATCAACACTTGCTCGAGCTGTCTATAATGAATTGATAATTGCTGAGAAGTTTGATGGTTTGTGTTTTCTTGCAAATGTGAGGGAAAACTCAAACAAAAACGGGTTAGAACACCTCCAAAGAATCCTTCTTTCAGAAATACTCGGAGAGATGAACATCAACTTAACAAGTAAGCAACAAGGAATTTCAATCATACAGTCTAGGCTCACGGGAAAGAAGGTTCTCTTGATTCTAGACGATGTTAACACACGCGAGCAATTACAAGCAATTGCTGGAAGACCTGATTGGTTTGGTCCCGGCAGCAAAATCATCATCACAACTCGGGACAAACAATTGCTAAGATCTCATGAAGTTAATAAAACATATGAGATGAAGCAATTGGATGAGAACGATGCTCATCAGTTGCTTACATGGCAagcttttaaaaaggaaaaagcttGTCCAACTTATGTGAAGGTCTTGAAACGTGCAGTAACTTATGCTTCTGGTCTTCCATTGGCGTTGGAAGTAATAGGTTCCCACTTGAAGGGAAAAAGTATACAAGAATGGGAATCTGCCATCAAACAATATAGAAGAATTCCCAAGAAGGAAATTTTAGATATACTTAAAGTAAGCTTTGATgctttggaggaagaagaaaagaatgttTTTCTTGACATTGCTTGTTGCTTCAATGGATGGGGATTGACAGAGGTTGAACATATACTTCGTGGTCGTTATGATGACTGCATGAAACATCATATTGGGGTGTTGGTTGAAAAATCTCTCATAAAGTTTAGTGGGTGGTGGTGGGGTGTTAACATGCATGACTTGATTCAGGACATGGGCAGGCGAATTGACCAACAAGAATCCTCAAAAGAGCCAGGGAAGCGAAGGAGATTGTGGTTAACAAAAGATATAATTCAAGTTTTAGAAGACGACTCG GGAACCAGTGAAATTGAAATCATATGTCTGGATTGCTCCTTATCCGAGAAAGAAGCAACAATAGAATGGAATGGAAATGCCTTGGAAAAGATGAAAAACcttaaaatacttattattaGAAGTGGTAAATTTTCCAAAGGTCCCAATTATTTTCCAGAAAGTTTAAGAGTACTGGAATGGCACCGGTATCCTTCTAATTGTTTACCATCTAATTTTCATCCGAAGGAACTTGCCATATGCAAGTTACCTCAAAGTTGCATTACGTCATTTGGGTTCCATGGCTCAGGGAAG AAGTTAAGGAATctaaaggttttgaattttaaagaGTGTGAATCTTTAACAGAGATACCTGACGTATCTGATCTCCCTAATTTGGAAGAACTTTCATTTGATGGGTGTGTGAATTTAATTACAGTTCACCACTCAATTGGTTTTCTAAATAAACTTCAACTATTGAATGCTACACGGTGCAGGAAGCTTACCACATTTCCACCTCTCAACTTGGCCTCTCTTGAAAGACTTGGACTTTCATTTTGTTCGAGTCTTGAGAATTTTCCAGAAATATTAGGAGAGATGAAAAACTTATCGATGCTTGAATTGTTTGACCTTGGCTTAAAAGAATTGCCAGTTTCATTTCAAAATCTTGTTGGACTCGAAACTTTATCCCTGCGTGATTGTGGAATTCTTTTGTTACCAAGTAACATTGTCATGATGCCTAAACTGTCTTCATTGAAAGCTACAAGTTGCAAGGGGTTGCAATGGGTAAAATCAGAAGAGGGTGAAGAAAAAATGGGCTCAATAGTATGTTCCAATGTATATCACTTCAGTGTCGATGGTTGCAACCtgtatgatgattttttttcaacagGTTTCATGCAGTTTGATCATGTGAAAACTTTAAACCTAAGGGACAATAATTTCACATTCCTTCCTGAATGCATCAGAGAATTACAATTTTTAACAAGACTTGATGTGAGTGGTTGCTATCATCTTCAGGAAATTAGAGGGGTTCCACCAAACTTAAAAGATTTCAAGGCAAGAGAATGTATTTCCTTGTCTTCCTCGAGTTCAAGCATGTTATCAAATCAG GAATTGCATGAGGCTGGACAAACTAAGTTTTGGTTTCCAGGAGCAACTATTCCAGAGTGGTTCAATCACCAAAGTAGGGGACCTTCAAGTTCTTTCTGGTTTCGTAATAAATTCCCTGACAATGTTCTTTGTCTTCTTCTAGCAAGTGTGGATGGCGTGAATGAATATAATATGCCCATGCCCTCGGTGTTCGTCAATGGTGAACTTCATGAAATTCCCTCTTGGGGAACTCGAGTAAGAAAGGTGAAATTGGATTATACATATCTATTTGACCTAAATTCAACTTTATATGATCTTTATTATCAATATGAAGTGGATTTAGAAAAGGAATGGAACCATGTGGAAATTACATACGCAGGTCTGTTAGAGACCTCACTGGTTAAAGCAATCGGAATCCATGTATTTAGACAGGATGATATTCGATATGATGATCCCTATGGCAAGAGAAAATTCGAGCATGATCTCAACAGTTTTGAATCACAACCACTCATTAAAAGGCCTAG GTTGTTTTGCAGGTTATCGAGGTGGGTTGGCCCTGAAAGAATTATAAATGTTCTGGGGAATGCTGCAGATGGAGCTTTAATTACTAATGCCGAGAGGAGATATAGGCATATTTCTATGGACTCCTGTTGTCCGCAATGCCTCTTTTTGGAGGAGACATGTCTGCATGTTCTTCGTGATTGTCCAAAGGTGGCTGCATTTTGGATAAGTGTGTTACCAAAGAAATTAGCACCAAAGTTTTTTAATGGTGATGTGACAGTGTGGCTGGAaacaaatttatctttttcagaGGCAGCTTTTTTTTGGCCAACTTTTTTTGGGATTGCAGTGGAACTGGTGTGGGAATCCCGCAACGACCTTGTGTTCTCTCAACATAGCACTTCGAGATATTTAGATCGTAGTATTGTCTTTAAGCGCTATAAAGATTATATGAGAGCCCATGCTTCTCACACTTTGATGACGAGGAATCTCTTTAAGTGGAGGAGGCCTTtgttacaatatttttattggttgTTGAGGCTAAATGTGAGTGGTGCCTATAATCCCTCTTCAGGTACCGCTGCATGCGGAGGTATATTCAGTGACAACTGTGGTAGATTCGTGCTTGGGTTTTCGGTGAAGCTTGGGGAATGTTGGTCAAATGATGAGGGTGAAATATGGGGTATTTATCATGGTATGAAGATTGCAAGGAAGTATGATATTTGGGGTTTATATCGTCATATTCTAAGGCAGCGTAGCATTCGAATAAGTCCTAAGATTGCAAGGCAGCATGATTTTGGTAAAATTTTTGTGGAATCGGGCTCTGAGAAAGCTATTGGGTTTGTGTTAGATGGATGCCCTACATCTCCATCTCCATCTACATCTACATCTCCATCTACATGTACATCGCTGGAGCATTCTTTCCCACTCTGA